The following is a genomic window from Heliangelus exortis chromosome 13, bHelExo1.hap1, whole genome shotgun sequence.
TCTCCAGGCTGCAATCTTggcttcagcctctttttcctcaCGCTGTGTAAGTCCTTTGATGGCAGAGATGGCACaacctgcttttgcagctgtgagagcaacagtgacaaaaggaaaaacttttcagatCAGCAGTGCTATTTATGCTGCTACCCAAAGGGACCAAGATTTGCCTAGCAGATCCAGCACCAAAGTGGAACAGAACCTGCTGATCCAGCTCAACTATCTAGAACACAAGTTTACTGGATGCTTTAGCAGcactctgtaagaaaaagaaaagcagaaaacacacgAGCCTCTCATgtacctgctgctggtgctgctcctctgcagctgcccgtGATGCTCCTAAGCTGGTCATCAAGTCTTCCAGGTGGTCATGAAtctacaaaagcaggaaaagaagcaagaagacacACTCTgactttccagcctgaaagttGTAGATTCCTCCTTACCGAAAATGAATACTACATCCACCTCTTCACCTCTTTATTCCTATTATACCCAACACCAATGATCAAAATGGCCATAGTTTGAGGTCACTGTAAAACTGGTTGCagtcatctcctctgctcttttcttcaaggagagggagaacacCATGCGGGACacaaagaaacttcagtgaaaaccaTCAGGAGGAGCATCTGAAAACCATGCCCTGTGAACCAAAGGGGAAGGACCAGCACCCTGACTaccatccctctcctctcctctcctcagcagcagtacagcaaagTCACACTTGCACAAGCAGTCTTCACAAGAGCCCTCGTGCACCAGTTCAAtacaaaaattaacaaaggCACACCGAGtggccaaaggaaaagcagttctgcaCAACAAAAGCTCTGGGGAGTCTGTTTTTGTTCCAGCCTGGGGATGCCAGTCAGGCCTCTGGCACAAGCTGCTTGCCATCAATATCCCCTGAGGAATTCCCAGGACAGCAAGTGTCTGAAGCGGCATCTGAGGCCAGGAGGGGCCTAAGGCAGACAACAGTCACACCACTGGATTTGGGACAAATCCTgcacttttaaagcattaagGAGCGTTTCCTGAATTACCATGGAAAActcttaaaaccagaaagccGGGGATGGGCCAGaatgctgtcccagcaccctgtatgcaggagaaagcaggaactgagctcccctcagctctccaggaaaacCTCATCTTAGCATTTCCCCACAGCAATCGGTAAGAAGCTCAGGAGCTCAAAACAAGGCAAGTTGAGGACCAGCTTACTGAGGCAGAGGCTTGCAGGGTTCCCTCAAGGGCTTCAATCATACGTCTTTGCTGCTGGACTCTGCCTTCCAGTCTGGCGTTTTCCATGgaaaggcttaaaaagaaatacaggccTTATTAGAGAAATCCACCAGAGCAGCAATTCTTaaagagcagcaggggaaaaaacaaacaaaagcctcTTCAAAACCATCTGTTAACTTGCTGTGATGCAACgaggctgtgctgtggttttcacacAACCCCAGACAGCGACAGACACCTTGGTTCTCTGTGTCAGTCTCTTACCACTGCACAcgctcttccagctcttttacTCTAGCCCTGGTCTCAGAAGATGATGACAGGAGGTCTTTAAGTTTTTGGGACTTctctcttagttttcttttcctatcctTGTAGTGATGAATCTGATGCTCATgttgaagctgctgctcttccagttcccgacactgtcaaaacacagcaagaatccATATCAGCTGGGAGAACTCTTCTAGAGAAAAAaccactgctgctgaagaactCAAGCATGACTGCCCATGTCTGCACACACCTGCTACCCAAAGAACTGTCATcagttgaaatacatttaaactttCACTTCTACTagcaaatgaacacaaaccCTTTTACTTTGCCATCCTCTAGACtgctctctcccatccctctcctgatCCCCTAAAGCGTGGTTCCAAGCACCAACACTCACCCTCCAACTCTTTAAGGGACTCATGGCAcccactgctttcctcctccattgaaaactgaaatgaaacttgATCCCTCTCCTAAACTGCCTTCAGTCACTTCATCCCCTCTCATAAGGAGATAAAgatgatttctgtttcagaatatatACATATGGAGAATAAGGTACAAAACCATTCTGAACATGATTTTATGGTGGTCTTgccagtgctgggttaacacctggacttgatgcctaaaggtcttttccaaccaaaaagattctgtcatcctctgttaccagagggggggggggggggggggggggggcggtgaGGGGAAGCACCGTGAGCATAAAGAAGCCCAAGTGCGGCAGTCCAGAATTTctactgcccttcagaaatcagacaaactgctgggccaAACCACATGCAATGAGCAACAGACACgtcagtctcttttgcagagcaccttgCCACACACTAACCTCAGACCAAGTCAGGACACCGTGTCCTCATGCCACGGACATGGACATCAAGTTTATTAGTGTGATTCCTCCACACATCATCCCatctctgggatgtgctggagtttgttctggaattctgggacaaattcatgtaccttggatttagcctctcccagttccttttccaagcccaggctggcttcctccaggttcctgcagcgcttcgtagcaacttccagcgaagcttctgccacagacagctttttaagagcttcaccaagctcctgctgcagctttctgacattgccctgatgaaatggttagatgagcacaaaaaaggctataagaacatgaactatgcctttactttaacttatatgattatacacttagacctgtcttgggactcaatcccaaagggaggaaaattttgcctgccaccagcagtcaaaagctgagcacctctaaattatcaccagctgctcatgaggatttctgttttctaatacctACAAAAGGCTCAAGTATTAATCATCTTGCACACTACACCGGCATACCTgaatcaggtatttttttaacaaaactcaaagcaatctcttgtcacagtttgactgcagatattactctggtgactaaaggcaggACTTTGTATTAGATGGTTCTTGGGTCTGTTTCTCCATTCTACAAGGGGAATTAAATGAATACTTGGATCTGAAAGCTCTTCTGACAAACACTTGAGGTTTATATTGAAACACATCTCTGTCTGTTTCCTTACCAAGTTCATTTCAGAGTAACAACTGCCTCCCTGCTGACACATTTGCCTTCACAAATCTGGACAGGCCCTCCATTcatccagccacccacccaactaccatctcccaaaggaacctggtattttggcactaggaatacaaagtgattcacaggggaaaaccattgacagcactgctggagttcttctccttcttccctcaaagaacccaaaaaatgaagaataagggGGTTATCTGACACATGGCAGGTATTCACCTAGCTCAAACGCTCcggggttgagaggaagaaagaaatggaattttaaagcactgttcacatcactaaggcaggcaaacagcacaccagtgtctaattactcaacaggactagctcctcttttccagaaagtaaagaTTAACAAAATGGGCGTGGCAACTTTTAAACCTTTactctgcctgggactggtagAATTTGCAGAACAACAGTTTAAATGACATCCTAACAAGTCTTCTGACCAGCTAATTAGttaacacagacacaaagaacaaatttaaatattgctacaCATCACAAAATACACAATAGAAAGCTTAGGtcagtggctgaaattgacCTCTTGAGCAACAGGAAGGTCGCTCAGAAGGGGgctcaaaacacaaacagaaattaacaccaaaaaagttgccttcaacactgcaaacagtgtatactttacctctctttttactttgtcaGCCTCATATTTAGAGATTTGTTCTCTTAAATCAGTGCAATTGGCCTTTAATGCcttgttcctcttttccagcatgaacacttgtttctcagcagcagcactgacttgtTGGAAAACTTCATTAAACCATTCCTGGGCAACAGTCACTGCCCTTccttggatgagctgctgctcctgcaggttttccagcagctgatggaataaatgcctttccctctggagctgggccaatgcCGCCTGCATGGACAGAGTCATagcatagaaccacagaatcattaagcctggaaaagacctctggatcctccagtccaactgggaaaccaacaccaccatgcccactaaaccgtgtcccggaagtggaaataatgtgctccgctctcccctgaggtgttacacagcactccagacccctctgcccagccctgccccagatgcccaacaccaacaggatgcctgccccATTCCCCTCATGAATGCCctcagaaaaaatccttttcaaacacttcctcgtagtgaaatgaggcaaccaggtgccactaattgccaggtagtggatcttcttacccgactccttgggttttctgctaatgctagTTTGCGCCGGActagctccctttcttctgattcaTCTGAGCATGGGCCAGATCAAGGTCTCTGCCGCATTCTCTATCAGATgtagcaagatgaacctcttttagggcacggcgctccaaggtccagccaggtgttccagcagaaactcatgaATAATGCTCTGAgcctattgccctcagggctgactagcctggatcagtgctactgctccaagaAGCGGCTagcctcctcctcccagctttcctcagcagtgagctttattggccccctaatcctgctcatgcgcagtaggggcctgccctaatcaggcacaggtgggcttaacacaagcttaTGCCCACTACCtcgcaattagtggcacctggttgcctcactTCACTACACTTCCTGACAtggccaaacacacacatgttttgcagaggcagggaaagcttcaaaggtcaccaaagttcaaggtttcttgcatgagctttctctcacaaagaggaagaccagGCATGTTTAATCACACAGATCAGcctgttactgaaaaatctccctcttcccttcaatatgcattttgcattgggaaaaaaaaaaaaaagcatttgactgcattgtttgtctgcacagcacagcaggaacaacactgggcaaaactgaaggaaaccagctggaaacaaagcagcagtacagcaaatatcctgcatctggcaaggatttttcctcatcctaaGAGGACTGTACCAACTTCAGACAGCAGCACAACCTTCCTCTGCacgactctgccatcaccattagtcactttctggttacttttctttaccttactgTATAGTGCAATTTACTCTCTAATGCCACTTACCAGTCCAgactcttaattaaaaatatttggcttcacatacctgcaccccagagttgtcagtggcttcctttaggcttcttttttttgctggtgatgacacatGGGAAGTAGATCCTGAGTGCTCACCTACaatgaaaacaacagatttttacaaCCAGCATGACCTAATGCTACCTATTTACTCCGAGAGTGCATCTTGATTAATGGTGAGAAcaatctttacagaaaacatcacatCCCCTCACATTTGAGAGCTGCTAGAGACAAAATGATCAGAATAGAGTTTTTAATGTGCTAAatatgtgttaaatattttctttggtggcatttaactttcttctgtaaaaaagaaagcttatgaATATCAGTATGGCCACAAATAATTCACTCCAGTGTCTTCAAGGTGCAGGATCTCTCTCTCTACTGTGGTCCATGCAGTAACGAGCAAGATGCTTTCAACAACGCAAAgggtgcctcctcctcctgctctgaggcctgAGCTGAGGAACAAAAGTGCTCCCCTCTGACCCAGCTGGCAATGCTTTCCAGCGCACACACACACGGGTGGCACTGCAGACACCTCCtacatttcaaaaccagagcagctgaggcactggaacagaagggctctccctcagctccactcaaagctttccctggcttcagccaaaagcaagcacagcttttcaATCCAACAGCACCCGCCAGGAAAGAGAATGCTACTGGCACACCCAAGACACTCtagtcctcctcctcctctccatctgcaCGTTTTGGTCAGATTGCTTCAAGGagaacacagcaacagaagcaagaagagcaCTTGCTGCATAGAGCACCATCTGCAATCCAACACCATCTAGTCAggttccagaaaaagaaaaaaaaaggcacaaaagctgctttgctactctgccagTGGCCACCAGGATTTACAGGCCAGGATAaaatttgcaacctcagaagtcaaCCACTGTTTTAGTTCATTTACTCTAGGTGGATCTATATTCACAGAGGAAGTATCTGGATCTAGATCATTTCTCTCACCActgatttctctgcagcttgtgctgGGCTCATCAGGGCTGCCATTTAATAAGTACTTCTCTGTACATCCAGCAATGGCAGTGTTTAGCTCTACAGcaagctctttcttctcttcttttccatgttgttcagctgttttttcctgaaagagatgaaacaaaaaagctggtaagagcagaaacaagcatctgctttgctacccactgacagcttgaagaacattttttgtggaagagaaaagggaaactttgctttcttttacaaggCCTTCTGTGTTTCCAGGGAAATAAATCTTCAGCAGAATTCTGAGGTCCTGAGTCTCggccctgcttctgcacagcccctgagaagcacttccccacttcagcccagcttcatttcagttactGCAAGCTTTCgggtgctcctggatctccctcctaccctccctgtccttcgcacaaagtacctcagaattccagggagaagcccagagaaaatcctcagctttctccactTCTTCCATGGGTGGCAGGgaacctacacaccagggaggaaaggagacactCAGTGGTTTTATATCACCCTGCTACTCCACTGTTTTATGTTGGAGGCTTTTCTTTAGTAACTTTTGATTCTAGAACCGTGGCTATCATCTAAAagcacaaggaataaaaaaaaaaaaatctatgtgaacaaaaggagttatttatttaattgcaattgGCAAATTTCCAGACTAACACACTTCAGAGGAGTCACCTGGCAATGTCTGGAAAAGGAGgtagggaagggatgggcagggcagaggaagggcttggCCAGGGACAAAGGCTTAGCAGGGGATTCATAGCTTAATCTTAAGGATATGGCTTATTTGGTTCTGAAATTACAAAGTGCCGTGTCTTcacaagttaattttcttgcctactagagaagaaaaaaatacaaaactctaCTTAGCAAGCCTACTTTTACAGATCAGTCTATCATGCAATCTTTCCCAGATAGCTTACTGgttttcctgccctgctggaaagCCTTCATGCGCCGTGTCACCtttggctcctgctgcttctgtaaagaaagatgtatttctgcaaaacttttttttcaatagaaacaaACTCAAAGAACTGTTTACATCCCTAGACTTGATGCCTAAATGAGCCTCTGCAAGTACACTAACCAAAATACCCCTCAATTTTAGTATCatgccagaaaaatgcatcGCTTCCATTTACatcaaggcaagaaaattaaatcatgttAAAACTAAACATGCTGGCATCTCCAACTgccacactcctgctcctcacccctccagAACCCCACTGCAACACAACAGATGCTCCCGACATCACTGCACAAATTGCTCATTCTTCAGCACACCAGTAAGAACAGCAGGCACCAGAGCTTGGAGCTGACAAAGAGAACACTGCCTGAGCATTccaaaaaagaggggaaatgtGCAGTGTGAGAtgacacacaagcacagaatgcCATCTCATAGAAAAGAACCTGTTTGAGTAACTCAGCCATTGAGTGCTGGTGGGGGAAcctgatggggagggaaggagcagcagcagatggaggattTCAGGAGGTCCTCACAAAGAAATGCCCTGTTCCTCTATCTGTTTGGACTGAAACaccaaatttacagaaaacaagaatcacctcacaggagaagaacagaacagattATAAAAGTAACTGAGAAACTTTTAGGGTCTGCAAACCTGACCCAAATGAGCACCAAGAAATGAAGCAATGTGGTTTTTATGTCGTTACCTATTCCTCCTTTGTGCCAAACCGTAACTCTGCTGCATGCTCTGCCACACCCACGGTCTGTTAGGAAAaactgagagcagaagaaaggctggCAGGCCAGAGACTGCTTCTATCACAGAATGGtacaggttggaagagacctccaagaccatccagtccaacctttgaccaacaccatcatctaactactaaaccatgtccttaaggaccagctccaaatgccttttcaatgcctccagggatggtgcctccaccactgtcctgggccattccaatgcctgacagccctctcagtgaaaaaatgtttctgaacaCCCATCCTAAAcgtcccctggtgcagcttccatccatttcctctgctcccatcccagttcactaaggagaagaggctgtttccctccttactccaacctcccttgaggtacttgaagagagctctaaggttcTAAGGAGGaagcagtgctggctggaacTGCAGTTGCTTTCAATCCCAGTTACTTGCCTTCAAATAACTCCTTTTCACAGGacaatttccctggaaatgcacCATACCTTGGGAGTAAAATCCAGTTGTTCTGCAGAAGCACTCCAACCATCACCAATCCCCTTTTTCTCAGatctgcttaaaaagcaaagcaaagtgatgACACCTGTGCCTCCCAGATCACCCCTCAAGGAAGTGGTAGGTATTTGTAAAGTCTCACCTTTTCAAGCCTCCTTTGGAAAAGTCTTCCACTCCTGCTCAAACACGAAACGACATGGTGAAATTAGATTTGGCATGCTAAAAATTCAACAGTACATATGAACAAGGTACTCCTTGCACACATGAGtacacagcagagggaaaagtttTACTAGTTCATGTAGTATGATGTGTAATATTATGCTAGAGACAATACTAGCTGCTGCTCTAGCCAGTTACAAACTattctgaaaagggaaagaaaatcaaacagcataACCCAACCAAAAGCTTAACCTCACACTCAGcctgttactgcagcacagcaaagagacTCTCATGATGCAGGACACGTGCTTCATGGTGCCAGCCAGAGACTGCAGtaataatgccaagaaatgtccCCTGGACACTATCTGCTGTCCATTTGCCACACAGTTCTGATAAAACACCCTTAAGAACCCAGAGAGAATAAAACCTCCACTGTAGGGTCTGAGAGGTAAAGCACAAGACTAAATTccattgcataa
Proteins encoded in this region:
- the LOC139802175 gene encoding ankyrin repeat domain-containing protein 26-like; translated protein: MGADVHARDQQQRTPLMMAASVGKMKLIQVLLHYGADISHKDADGRTADDYACIYGYPSLSEQLSESAAPKKAEAARAGEHSGSTSHVSSPAKKRSLKEATDNSGVQAALAQLQRERHLFHQLLENLQEQQLIQGRAVTVAQEWFNEVFQQVSAAAEKQVFMLEKRNKALKANCTDLREQISKYEADKVKREGNVRKLQQELGEALKKLSVAEASLEVATKRCRNLEEASLGLEKELGEAKSKCRELEEQQLQHEHQIHHYKDRKRKLREKSQKLKDLLSSSSETRARVKELEERVQCLSMENARLEGRVQQQRRMIEALEGTLQASASIHDHLEDLMTSLGASRAAAEEQHQQQVHERLVCFLLFFFLQSAAKASTAKAGCAISAIKGLTQREEKEAEAKIAAWRPWFSTWKGERKNEFLKQAQTLL